CGTACCAGACCGAGCTGCTCCCGCCGTTCTGGCGCGCCATCGGTGACTGGCTGCCCAACGGGGCCGGCACCGAGGCGGTCCGCAACGAGGTGTACTTCGGCGGGAACGCGACCGGTGGGCCCATTTCCGTGCTGGTGATCTGGGGCGCGGCCGGGCTGGTGCTGACCCTGGTCGCGTCCGCGTTGCGGATCCGCCGGGAAACCGGCGGTGATTCCACTACCCTTGACGGATGACGCAACGCCCGCTGCCCACCGGCGCCGAAGCCCTGGCCATGATCGCCGAGGCGCGCAAGGCGCTGTGGGTCATGGTCGGGTTCCTCGCCGTCATCTGGATCATCCAGATCGGCAACTGGGCCACGGGCTACCAGCTCACCCTCGACCTCGGCATCAGGTCGCGGGACGTGAGCTCGCTGCCGGAGATCTTCACCGCGCCGTTCCTGCACGGGAGCTGGGGGCACATCGAGAACAATTCCGGGCCGCTGTTCATCTTCGGGTTCCTCGCCGCCTACCGCGGGGTGCGCCGGTTCCTCGCCGTCACCCTGCTCATCGTCGTCGGCAGCGGCCTCGGGGTGTGGTTCGTCGCCGGTGCCAACACGGTCACCGTCGGTGCCAGCGGTGTCGTCTTCGGCTACTTCGGCTACCTCATCGTGCGCGGCGTGTTCGACCGCCGCCCGATCGACATCGTGATCGGGCTGGTGATGGCCCTGTGCTTCGCCTACCAGTTCACCGCGCTGTTGCCGGCCGAGGAAGGCATCAGCTGGCAGGGGCACCTGTTCGGGTTCGGCGCGGGCGTGGTCGGGGGCTGGGTGTTCCGGGAGCGGCGGCACAAGCAGGTCGAGCCGTCGCCGGCGGACCCGGCGGTCCTGCTCGACCCGCCGAAAGCGTCCTGAGCGACCCCGTCACTCGCCGGGTGCGCCCGAAACTTCCTTCGCCCGGGCGAGCAGCACGTCCCGCTCCCGGGCGTTGCGCGTCATGCCCGCTGCCCGCTCGAATTCCGCCCGTGCCTCCTCCGGGCGGCCCAGCTTCGCCAGCAGGTCGCCGCGCACGGCGGGCAGCAGGTGGTACCGGGCCAGCGCCGGCGACTCCGCCAGCGCGTCCACCAACGGCAGCGCCGCCGCGGGACCGGAAGCCATCGACACCGCCACCGCGCGGTTGAGCTCCACCACCGGCGACGGCGCCACCTGCGCCAGCTCGCCGTACAGCGCCGCGATCCGCGCCCAGTCCGTGTCCGCACTGGAACCTGCGCGCGCGTGACAGGCCGCGATCGCCGCCTGCACCGTGTACGGCCCGCGCGTGGACGCCAGGCGCTCTGCCCGCTCCAGCGCCGCCAACCCGTGGTTGATCAGCAACCGGTCCCACTTGGCGCGGTTCTGGTCCAGCAGCAGGATCGGCTCGCCCTCGGCGGTCACGCGCGCCCGGGTTCGCGACGCCTGCAGCTCCATCAGCGCGAGCAGCCCGAACACCTCGGGCTCCGCCGGTGCCAGCCCGGCCAGGATCCGTCCCAGCCGGATCGCGTCGGCGCACAGCTGCGGCCGCATCAGGTCGTCCCCGGCCGTGGCCGAGTAGCCCTCGTTGAAGATCAGGTACACGACCTCGAGCACGGACCCCAGCCGCTCCGCCAGTTCCGCGCCCACCGGCACCTCGAACGGCACTTTTTTCTGCGCCAGCGTCCGCTTCGCCCGCACGATCCGCTGCGCCACCGTGGCCTCGGGCACGAGGAACGCGCGCGCGATCTCGTCCGTGGTCAGCCCGCCGAGCAACCGCAACGTGAGGGCGACCCGCGCCTCGGTCTTCAGCACCGGGTGGCACGCCGTGAAGATCAGCCGCAGCAGGTCGTCCGGCACCTCGTCCGGCTCGACCTCGATCGCCTGCCGCACGGTCTCCAGGTCGAGGCCGAGCTCCTCGTGCTTGCGCTCGGCCATCTTCACGTGCCGGAAGTGGTCGATCGCCCGTCGCTTGGCGATCGTCATCAGCCACGCGGCCGGGTTCGACGGCACGCCGGAAGCCGGCCACTGCTCCAGCGCCGCCACCAGCGCGTCCTGCGCCAGCTCCTCGGCCAGCCCCACGTCGCGCACCATCCGCGTCAGTGCCGCGATCAGCTTGGCGGACTCGATCCGCCACACAGCCTCGATGGTGCGGTGTGCCTCGGTGACCGTCACGGCCACCGAGCACACCACCTCGCCGCGGCGAGGGCAAGTCGTTACCGGCCGTGCTGCTCGGCCGACTGCTGGCGCATCCGCTCCTCGGCCTCGCGCAGCTCCGGCGTGTACGCCTCACCGAAGTCCTCGGGCGCGAACACCTGCCGGATCTCGATCTCGGCGTCCTCGAACGGGGCGCGCTTGAGCCATTCGACGGCCTCCTCGCGCGACTTGACGTCCAGGATCCAGAACCCGGCGAGCAGCTCCTTCGTCTCGGCGAACGGGCCGTCGATGACGCTCGTGCCCTCGTTCGTGTACTTCAGCCGCACACCCTTCGAGCTGGGGTGCAGCCCCTCGGCGGCCAGCAGCACACCGGCCTTGACCAGCTCCTCGTTGAACTTGCCCATCGCGGTGAGCTCCTGCTCAGTGGGCAGTACGCCGGCCTCGGTCTCCTCGCTCGCCTTCACCAGCACCATGAACTTCATCGGTCGTCTCCTGACGTCGGTGGTTCCTTCCGTGGAACCGTTCACGATGACATCGATCGAGCCGAGCGCGAATCGACAAGGCAGGACAATTTTCGTCCGGGAATCTCAGCTGACCCCGGTGAGCACGAGAACCCGCTGCTCGGTGAGGTCGTCCATCGCCGCGCGCAGACCCTCCCGCCCGGTGCCGGACTCCTTCACCCCGCCGTAGGGCATCTGGTCGGCGCGGTAGCTCGGCACGTCGCCGATCACCACGCCGCCGACCTCCAGCCGCGCCGACGCCTCGAACGCGATCCGCAGGTCGTGCGTGAAGATGCCGGCCTGCAGGCCGAACCGCGAGGCGTTGACCCGGGCGAAGGCGTCCTCGACCGAGTCGACCGGCGCCAGCGACAGCACCGGACCGAAGATCTCCTCGGCGTTGACCGCGCTGTCCTCCGGAGCACCGGCGAGCACGGTCGGCGCGACCAGTGCACCCTGCCGCGGCCCGCCGGCGAGCAGCTCGGCGCCGGCCGCGACCGCGTCGTCGACCCACGACTGCACCCGCACCGCGGCGGCCTCGTTGATGAGCGGCCCGACCTCGGTGTCCACGTCGAGCTTCCGCACGTGCGCGACCACCCGGTCGGCCAGCTCGGCGTAGACGTCGCGGTGCGCGTACACGCGCTGCACCGAGATGCACGACTGCCCGCCCTGGTAGGTGCCGAAGGTCGCGATCCGCTGCGCGGCGAAGTCCAGGTCCGTCCAGTCGGGGCAGACGATCGCCGCCGCGTTGCCGCCCAGCTCCAGGGTCACGTGCTTGCGTGGCACCCGGTCCTGGATCGACCAGCCGACCGGGCCGGACCCGGTGAACGACACCACCGGCAGCCGCGGATCGGCGACCAGTTCGCTCGCCGCCTCGTTCGGCATCGGCAGCACCGACCACGAACCGGCGGGCAGATCCGTTTCGGCGAGCAGCTCGCCGAGCACCAGCGCGGTCAGCGGGGTGGCCGGCGCGGGCTTGAGCACGATCGGGCAGCCGGCCGCGATGGCCGGGGCGACCTTGTGGGCGACCAGGTTGAGCGGGAAGTTGAACGGGGTGATGCCCAGCACCGGTCCGCGCGGGGCGCGCCGCACCAGGGCCAGCCGTCCGGCCGACGCCGCGTCGGTGTCCAGCCGCTGCAGCTCGCCGGAGAAGCGGCGGGCCTCCTCCGCGGCCCAGCGGAAGGTGGACACCCCGCGCCCGACCTCGGCGCGGGCCCACTTCAGCGGTTTGCCGGACTCGGCGTGGATCAGGTTCGCGATCTCGTCGGCGCGTTCGCCGAGGCGGCGGGAGACGTGGTCGAGGGCATCCGCGCGCGCGTAGGCGGGCAGCTGCGCGACCTCCTGCCGCGCTTCGTGGGCGGCCGCCACGGCGGCTTCGATGTCTTCGGCGGTGGCGTTGCTGGTGGTCCCGGCGAGCGCGCCGTCGCGGGGGCTGCGCACGTCGACGACATCCGTGCTCGACGCCGGACGGCCGGCGACCCAGTAGGGGAAGGTCATGCGTCCAGCATCGGTCCGGCCGCGCCGGACGGAAATGGCCAAACTGGCCAATCGGATGTCGCGGAACTGGACAAAGTGGCAGAGTGGGCGCATGCCGGTGACCCTGCGGCGGCTGCTCGCCGATCCCGCCCTCGGGCTGCGCGTCCTGGCCGGGGAGTCCGGGCTGGACCGCCCGGTCGGCTGGGTGCACGTCAGCGAACTGGACGACCCGACGCCGTTCCTCGAAGGCGGTGAACTGCTGCTCACCACGGGACTGCGCCTGGTGAGCGACGCCGCGTACGTGGCGCGGCTGACCGGACGAGGGCTGGCCGGCCTGGGGTTCGGCATCGGCCTCAGCCACGCCGAGGTGCCACGCGAACTTGTGCGAGCGGCGGTCGCGGCCGGCATGCCGCTGCTCGAGGTGCCGCGGCGCACGCCGTTCATCGCGATCAGCAAGGCCGTGTCGGCGGCGCTCGCCGCGGACTCCTACGCCGAGGTCACCGCCACCAACGCGGCCCAGCAGGAGCTGACGCGCGCGGCGTTGCGCGGGCCGGATGCCGCGGTGCGGCGCCTCGCGCGGCTGCTCGGCGGGTTCGTCCTGCTGATCGACCGGCGCGGGGCGGTGGTGCGCGCCGCGCCGGCCGCCGCGGCCACCCGGCTGGCGTCGGTCACGGCTGAGCTGGCGCGGTTGCACGGCGGCCCGGCGAGCGCGAGCTTCGAGGTGGACGGGCAGCACGTCGTCGTCCAGGTGCTGCGGCACCAAGGGTTCCTCGTGGCCGGGCGGCCCGAGCCGTTCGACCGGACCAGCCGGTACGTGCTCAGCGCCGCCGCTTCGCTGCTCACGCTGGCCCTGACGCGGGTGCGCGGCGTCGAGGACGCCCAGCGGCGCCTGCGGACCGCCCTGATGCGGCTGCTGCTGGCCGGGCAGCGTGCGCTGGTCGGGGAGATCGTCGAGCTGCCACCGGAACCGGTGGAGGTGTTCGCGCTGACCGGACCGGCCGAGCAGGTGCTCGACGCGCTCGACGGCGGTCCGGCGTTCTGCGCGGAGCTGGACGGGTTCGTGGTGGCGATCGCTCCCGAGGGGTACCGGATGGCGGGGCTGACGGGCGGCGTCGCGGCAGCACGGGGGTACGCCGATCTGGCTGCCGCGCACCGGCACGCGGTTGGTGTGGCGGCGACCGCGGAGCTGGTGCGGTTCCGTGGTGACCTGGTGTCGTTGCTGCCGGCAGAGGACGCGCAAGCGTTCGCGGCCATGGTGCTGGAGCCGGTGGCGCGGCACGACGCGGCCGGGCGGGGCGACCTGCTGGTGTCGCTCGCGGAGTGGTTGCGGTCGCACGGGCAGTGGGACGCGGCGGCCACCCGACTGGGCGTGCACCGGCACACGCTGCGGAACCGGATGGCGAAGGTGGCCGAGCTGACCGGCCGGGACCTGGACGACCCGGACGTCCGGACGGAGTTGTGGATGGCGTTGCGGCTGCGGGGACTCGTGCCCGGCGGTGCCTGAGCCGGATTCCGCACCCGGTCCCGGACGGGCGGCTTAGGGTCGGGGGGTGTCTGTGCGCGAGCTGGTGGTGCTGGGGACCGGGAGCCAGGTGCCGACCCGGACGCGGAACCACAACGGGTACCTGCTGCGGTGGGACGGCGAGGGGTTGCTGTTCGATCCGGGGGAGGGCACGCAGCGGCAGATGCTGTTCGCCGGAGTGGCGGCGAGTTCGATCACGCGGATCTGCCTGACCCACTTCCACGGCGACCACTGCCTGGGAGTGCCGGGCGTGGTGCAGCGGCTGTCGCTGGACGGGGTCCGGCATCCCGTGACCGCGCATTTTCCGGCGTCCGGCGCGGAGTACTTCGGGCGGTTGCGGCGGGCGAGTGTGTTCCACGAGACGGCGGAGCTGGTCGAGGCGCCGGTTTCGGAGCCGGGGGTGATCGCGCGCGGAGCGTTCGGTGAGCTGGTGGCCCGGCGGCTGTCGCATCCGGTGGAGTCGTTCGGGTACCAGCTGGTCGAGCCGGACAACCGGCGGATGCTGCCGGAGCGGCT
The sequence above is a segment of the Amycolatopsis viridis genome. Coding sequences within it:
- a CDS encoding rhomboid family intramembrane serine protease, which gives rise to MTQRPLPTGAEALAMIAEARKALWVMVGFLAVIWIIQIGNWATGYQLTLDLGIRSRDVSSLPEIFTAPFLHGSWGHIENNSGPLFIFGFLAAYRGVRRFLAVTLLIVVGSGLGVWFVAGANTVTVGASGVVFGYFGYLIVRGVFDRRPIDIVIGLVMALCFAYQFTALLPAEEGISWQGHLFGFGAGVVGGWVFRERRHKQVEPSPADPAVLLDPPKAS
- a CDS encoding RNA polymerase sigma factor — translated: MTVTEAHRTIEAVWRIESAKLIAALTRMVRDVGLAEELAQDALVAALEQWPASGVPSNPAAWLMTIAKRRAIDHFRHVKMAERKHEELGLDLETVRQAIEVEPDEVPDDLLRLIFTACHPVLKTEARVALTLRLLGGLTTDEIARAFLVPEATVAQRIVRAKRTLAQKKVPFEVPVGAELAERLGSVLEVVYLIFNEGYSATAGDDLMRPQLCADAIRLGRILAGLAPAEPEVFGLLALMELQASRTRARVTAEGEPILLLDQNRAKWDRLLINHGLAALERAERLASTRGPYTVQAAIAACHARAGSSADTDWARIAALYGELAQVAPSPVVELNRAVAVSMASGPAAALPLVDALAESPALARYHLLPAVRGDLLAKLGRPEEARAEFERAAGMTRNARERDVLLARAKEVSGAPGE
- a CDS encoding YciI family protein; the encoded protein is MKFMVLVKASEETEAGVLPTEQELTAMGKFNEELVKAGVLLAAEGLHPSSKGVRLKYTNEGTSVIDGPFAETKELLAGFWILDVKSREEAVEWLKRAPFEDAEIEIRQVFAPEDFGEAYTPELREAEERMRQQSAEQHGR
- a CDS encoding aldehyde dehydrogenase family protein, yielding MTFPYWVAGRPASSTDVVDVRSPRDGALAGTTSNATAEDIEAAVAAAHEARQEVAQLPAYARADALDHVSRRLGERADEIANLIHAESGKPLKWARAEVGRGVSTFRWAAEEARRFSGELQRLDTDAASAGRLALVRRAPRGPVLGITPFNFPLNLVAHKVAPAIAAGCPIVLKPAPATPLTALVLGELLAETDLPAGSWSVLPMPNEAASELVADPRLPVVSFTGSGPVGWSIQDRVPRKHVTLELGGNAAAIVCPDWTDLDFAAQRIATFGTYQGGQSCISVQRVYAHRDVYAELADRVVAHVRKLDVDTEVGPLINEAAAVRVQSWVDDAVAAGAELLAGGPRQGALVAPTVLAGAPEDSAVNAEEIFGPVLSLAPVDSVEDAFARVNASRFGLQAGIFTHDLRIAFEASARLEVGGVVIGDVPSYRADQMPYGGVKESGTGREGLRAAMDDLTEQRVLVLTGVS
- a CDS encoding PucR family transcriptional regulator produces the protein MPVTLRRLLADPALGLRVLAGESGLDRPVGWVHVSELDDPTPFLEGGELLLTTGLRLVSDAAYVARLTGRGLAGLGFGIGLSHAEVPRELVRAAVAAGMPLLEVPRRTPFIAISKAVSAALAADSYAEVTATNAAQQELTRAALRGPDAAVRRLARLLGGFVLLIDRRGAVVRAAPAAAATRLASVTAELARLHGGPASASFEVDGQHVVVQVLRHQGFLVAGRPEPFDRTSRYVLSAAASLLTLALTRVRGVEDAQRRLRTALMRLLLAGQRALVGEIVELPPEPVEVFALTGPAEQVLDALDGGPAFCAELDGFVVAIAPEGYRMAGLTGGVAAARGYADLAAAHRHAVGVAATAELVRFRGDLVSLLPAEDAQAFAAMVLEPVARHDAAGRGDLLVSLAEWLRSHGQWDAAATRLGVHRHTLRNRMAKVAELTGRDLDDPDVRTELWMALRLRGLVPGGA
- a CDS encoding ribonuclease Z, whose protein sequence is MSVRELVVLGTGSQVPTRTRNHNGYLLRWDGEGLLFDPGEGTQRQMLFAGVAASSITRICLTHFHGDHCLGVPGVVQRLSLDGVRHPVTAHFPASGAEYFGRLRRASVFHETAELVEAPVSEPGVIARGAFGELVARRLSHPVESFGYQLVEPDNRRMLPERLAALGVSGPAVGRMQREGFVELDGRRVELAEVSEPRRGQRFAFVMDTRLCDGVFELADGADLLVIEATFRSADAALATEYGHLTAAQAGRVAAECGVRKLVLTHFSQRYADPEQFRVESAETFGGEIVVAEDLGRVAVPARRTTRSAAG